A genomic stretch from Erigeron canadensis isolate Cc75 chromosome 9, C_canadensis_v1, whole genome shotgun sequence includes:
- the LOC122583959 gene encoding glucan endo-1,3-beta-glucosidase 14-like, which produces MAAIFRTLLLLLTLSELFVGILSIGVGVNYGRIANNLPSPSQVSGLLKSLNINRVKVYDAEPKVLEAFAGTNVEFIIGLGNEYLQRMRDTQQAQIWIQQNVQPYISQTKITGINVGNEILGGGDTELASYLLPAMKGMHGALVNLGLDKQVYITTAHSLQILATSFPPSQGTFQESMVQYIKPILDFHAQVDSPFFINAYPYFAYKSDPNNVPLEYVLFQPNNGSVDPNTNLKYDNMLYAQIDAVYSAIKALGHTDIEVKISETGWPSKGDENEAGATVENAGIYNRNLMQRMRQGQSTPARPSQPIDIYVFALFNENQKPGPTSERNFGLYYPDGSLVYNLGIQTQSYILPRMDYSSSHKNVFSFVRILALFIGFYSLLKR; this is translated from the exons ATGGCTGCTATCTTCCGTACACTTCTTTTGCTGCTCACTTTATCAG aGTTATTTGTTGGAATATTAAGTATTGGAGTTGGAGTGAACTATGGAAGGATTGCAAACAATCTCCCATCTCCTTCTCAAGTATCTGGTCTGCTAAAATCGTTAAATATTAATCGAGTAAAAGTCTATGACGCCGAACCAAAAGTATTAGAAGCGTTTGCAGGAACCAATGTTGAATTCATTATCGGTTTAGGAAACGAGTACCTTCAAAGAATGAGAGATACTCAACAAGCTCAAATATGGATTCAACAAAACGTTCAACCTTATATTTCGCAAACTAAAATCACGGGTATTAATGTTGGAAACGAGATTTTAGGAGGAGGGGATACTGAGTTAGCGTCGTATTTACTTCCTGCTATGAAGGGAATGCATGGAGCTTTAGTTAATCTTGGATTAGACAAGCAAGTTTATATAACGACCGCTCATTCCCTTCAAATTTTAGCGACTTCTTTCCCACCTTCTCAAGGGACTTTTCAAGAAAGTATGGTGCAATACATAAAACCAATACTCGACTTTCATGCTCAAGTTGATTCGCCTTTTTTCATCAATGCATATCCTTATTTTGCATACAAAAGTGACCCAAACAACGTTCCGTTGGAATATGTGCTTTTTCAACCCAACAATGggtcagttgacccaaatacgAATTTGAAATACGACAATATGTTATATGCACAGATTGATGCTGTTTATTCTGCTATAAAGGCATTGGGTCATACTGATATTGAAGTTAAAATCTCTGAGACTGGCTGGCCTTCTAAAGGAGATGAAAACGAGGCTGGAGCAACAGTAGAGAATGCTGgtatatataatagaaatttGATGCAGAGGATGCGACAGGGTCAAAGTACTCCAGCCCGCCCTTCACAGCCGATTGACATTTACGTTTTTGCCCTGTTTAATGAGAATCAGAAGCCCGGACCAACGTCTGAGAGGAATTTTGGATTGTATTATCCTGATGGCTCCCTGGTTTATAACCTTGGCATTCAAACACAAAGTTATATTCTTCCAAGAATGGACTATTCATCTTCACATAAAAAC GTGTTTTCCTTCGTCAGAATTCTCGCTTTGTTTATTGGATTCTATTCTTTGcttaagagatga